ACCCGTAGCGCCAATGTTATTGGATTGTCATAGGGAGTAACGGCCTTGGCATCGCTGCTGGTGTATGTTGCATTGCCCGTAACGCGCCACGCCGCCTGTGGATACCAATTTATGCCGCCGGTAACTGCACGCAAAGCGCCGCCCTGAACGACTACATCATTTAAGGATATTGTCTGGAACCGCCCTGCTAGCTCAAGCGCTCCCCAATGGCCTTTTTGCGGATTAAATGCATTTTCTGGCTTTAACGCCTGAAAAATGGCTCCTTTTGAAACATCGTATTTATAATGCTCGCCGGTAATTGCCCATGCAGCCTGCGTATACCAGCCATAAAATTGCGCATTATCCGTATTTTCACGCCCCACTTCATTAAGCATATATTCCGCACTCAGCATAATATTTTGCCATCCATATGCTGCTTCCAAACCCAATTGACGCAGACTATCTGCATCCCGCAATTTTCCTGTACTTACTACGTTAATATTGGTTAAAGCAGTGTCGGGTCTGGCAGAGAATCGCACCTGATCCATTTTGCGCCATGATGCAGCCACTCCACTATGCAACTTTCCGCCAACTATGGGCGCTACATAGGTGGCGCGAGTGGTAAGTGCGATTTTGTCTTTGTTGGCATTCGATTCAAAACTATCGGTGAATAACCCTGCTGTAAAAGAAGCGCGATTACCATAACGGGTAATTTGTGCTCCTAAATTACGCTTAGGTGTAAAAGTTTCAATTGCTGCGGCTTCATTGAAAAGGGTATCTGCCGAGCTTTGCACCCGTTCCACGCCAAAACTTTCTTCCAAATTGCCAAAAGTGATGTACATATTTTCTTTATTATCATACCGCACCAAGACATCTGTATATACTAAATCATTTCCTGAGATGTCGAGCTCAGTAATAGCAGACCAATGTTTACCATAACCGGCAACAAAACCAAAGCGACTGCGGCGATCTTCTATTCCAGCGCGGTGATTTGCTTGATCGTCTTCAATATGCACAAAATCCATTTCGATTCTGCCACGGGTTTTGGCATACCAGCCATCGGTATTTCCAACGCGCAAACTTGGCGCGGGCCACAATTGCGTTTGCCAGGGAGATGCAGCTAGCGCATCAGCACTAAGCAACACGCACATTGCAGAGCCAAACAAAAAACAACGCATTTCCAATGCCTTCGAGTTTTCAAAACGCATAGTCTAG
This portion of the Alphaproteobacteria bacterium genome encodes:
- a CDS encoding OprO/OprP family phosphate-selective porin, with translation MRCFLFGSAMCVLLSADALAASPWQTQLWPAPSLRVGNTDGWYAKTRGRIEMDFVHIEDDQANHRAGIEDRRSRFGFVAGYGKHWSAITELDISGNDLVYTDVLVRYDNKENMYITFGNLEESFGVERVQSSADTLFNEAAAIETFTPKRNLGAQITRYGNRASFTAGLFTDSFESNANKDKIALTTRATYVAPIVGGKLHSGVAASWRKMDQVRFSARPDTALTNINVVSTGKLRDADSLRQLGLEAAYGWQNIMLSAEYMLNEVGRENTDNAQFYGWYTQAAWAITGEHYKYDVSKGAIFQALKPENAFNPQKGHWGALELAGRFQTISLNDVVVQGGALRAVTGGINWYPQAAWRVTGNATYTSSDAKAVTPYDNPITLALRVRLAF